The Arcobacter porcinus sequence TCTATCAAGATGATAAATTCTATGAATATTTGTTTCTCCATCTGCAACAAGTGCTGCAAGAACTAAAGCAGAAGATGCTCTTAAATCTGTTGCCATAACATCTGTTCCACTTAATTTACCTTTTTCTCCAATAATTGTTGCTATATTTCCATTTAATTGAATATCAGCTCCCATTCTTAAAAGTTCACTAACATGCATAAATCTATTTTCAAATAGTCTTTCATCAATTGTACTTGTTCCTTCAGCTTGAGTCGCAAGTGCCATAAATTGTGCTTGCATATCTGTTGGGAAACCTGGATATTCTGTTGTAATAATATTTACTGGTAAAATCTTTGATGTTGGAAAAACTGTCAATTCATCTTCTTTTATCTCAATCTCAAAATTCATCTCTTCAAGTTTAGAAATAACAGCTTCAAGATGAGCTGGAATAATATTTTTTATAACTAATTTTTGATTAGTAATAGCAGCAGCACACATATAAGTCCCTGCTTCAATTCTATCTGGTATTACAGAAAACTCTTTTATATCTAAAAGTTTTCCACCTGTTCCTTCAATAACTATTTTTGAAGTTCCAATACCATCAATTTTTACACCTGCACTTGCAATAACTTCACAAAGTTGCACAATTTCTGGCTCTTTTGCTGCATTTACTATTGTAGTTATTCCACTTGCTAAAGCAGCTGCCATAACTGTATTTTCAGTTCCTCCAACAGTTACTTTATCAAAAACAATTTTTGCACCTTTTAATCCATTTGGAGCTGTTGCTTTTATATAACCTTGGCAAATTTCTATTTCTGCACCTAAAGCTTCCATAGCTTTTAGATGTAAATCAACTGGTCTTTGCCCAATAGCACACCCACCTGGAAGTGAAACTTCACAGTGACCAAATCTAGCAAGAAGTGGTCCTAAAACCAAAATAGATGCTCTCATAGTTTTTACAATATCATAAGTTGCTTTTGTATTATTTATAGTGCTTGTATCAATTTTTACACAAGAAATATCTTTTTCAAAACTTCCACCTAACATTTTTATAAGTTTCAAAAAAGTATTAATATCTGCAACATCTGGGAGATTATTTATAATAGTTTCATTTTTTGCCAAAATTGTACTTGCAATTAAAGGCAATGCTGCATTTTTTGCTCCTGAAATTGATATTTCACCACTTAATTTTTTATTTCCAATAATTTTTAAATAATCCATATATTTCCTAACTAAATTTACTAAAATAGCAAAGATTTTATCTAAAACTTACTTTAAATTACTATTTTGATATACTTTTGGATTATAAATATTAATTAATAAGGATTTTACTTTTGGAAGAGAATGTAAAAAAAGGTGTTCAGTATATGCTTATTGCATCTTTTTTATTTGCACTTATGGGAATTACAGCAAAAGAGCTTAGTGACCATTTAAGTACTATTGAAATAGTTTTTTTTAGAAATGTTTTTGGAGTTTTTATCATACTTTTTTCTATTTACAAATTTCCATTAAATCAAATTGGTGGGAAGTTTTGGTTACTTATTTTTAGAGGAACTATTGGTTTTGCAGCTTTACTTTTCTTTTTTTATAATATTGCAAATATTCCTCTTGGTGAAGCTATGACTTTTTCTAAAACTTCTACAATTTTCACTGCATTATTAGCTTACTTTTTTTTAAAAGAGCATATAGGTTTTAAAGGTTGGATTGGAGTTTTTATAGGATTTATTGGTATTTTATTTATTGCTGAATTTGATGGAAGCACACTTAAGAAAACTGATTATTTGGGTATTTTATCAGGAGTTGGAGCAGCTCTTGCATACACTTCAATAAGAGAGTTAAGAAAATTTTATGATGGAAGAGCAATAGTTTTATCATTTATGGCTGTTGGTACGATATTTCCACTTATTTTTATGATAATTAGTGAGTTTTATTCAAATCCTAACTTAGATTTTATGTTAGGAAAATTTATTATGCCAAATCCAAATGAGTGGATTATAATAATTTTACTTGGGCTATTTTCAACTTATGCACAAATTTATATGACAAAAGCATATGCAAGTGCAAAAGCTGGAATTGTGGGAACAGTTTCTTATAGTAATATCATTTTCTCAATATTTTTAGGATTATTAATGGGAGATGCTTTTCCATCTTTTATAGTACTTTTTGGTATAATCTTGATTATTCTTAGTGGACTAATGGTAAGTAAAAAATAATAAATTCAAATATTTGGAATCAATTAAATAAAAGGAAAATATATTATGTTGACAGTTATGACAGGACCTTGTGTTTTAGAAGATATGGATACAGTTTTAAAAATTGCAGAAAAATTAAAACCGTTGAGTGAAGACAAAAGAGTTGACTTCTATTTTAAAGCAAGTTTTGACAAAGCAAATAGAACAAGCCTAAGCTCATTTAGAGGTCCAGGACTTGATGAAGGTTTAAAAATTTTTGAAAAAATCAAAAAAGAGTTTGGCTATAAAGTAGTTACGGATATTCACGAATCTTATCAAGCTGCACCTGCTGGTGAAGTTATGGATATTTTACAAATTCCAGCATTTTTATGCAGACAAACAGATTTACTAGTAGCTGCTGCAAAAACACCTGCAAAAATAAATATAAAAAAAGGACAATTTCTAGCAGCTGATGCTATGAAACATCCTGTTGAAAAAGTATTAAACACAAGAGGAGTAAATGAAGTTTCTTATGAAAGTAGCAAAGAAGCTGGTGTTTGGCTTTGTGAAAGAGGAAATACTTTTGGATATGGTGCTTTAGTTGTAGATATGAGAAATCTACTTCTTTTAAGACAATATGCTCCTGTGATTTTCGATGCAACTCATAGTGTACAAATCCCTAGCACTGGAGGTACTACTGGTGGGAATAGCTCATTTGTTCCATATATGGCAAGAGCAGCTGCAAGTGTTGGAGTTGATGGTTTCTTCTTTGAAACACATATTGATCCAAAATCAGCAAAAAGTGATGGTCCAAATATGCTTCATATTGATCAACTTTATAAAACAATGGATGAAATTTTTGCTATTAAAGAGGCTTTAGGAAACTAAAGTTTCTTTATTTATTAAATAAGCTTATATTTTAGTATTAGCTCTGCTGAAGCTTTTATAGTATTTATTATTAACTATTATATATCAATTGAACTATATAGAATTTTATTAGGTGCAATATTTGCTTCAATTGTTACTCTATTAGCGATATTAAAAATATTAACATATTTCCTTGATTGTTTCATTCATATATTTGTTTCTCCTTTATTAGTGTTATGGCAAATGACAGTAAATGAAAGAACAGACAAGGTTAATTCTTGGTTAGCAGATGGTTTTGTATTATATGTATTAAAACCAACAATATTAGTATTTGCATTTTTTATGTTTATAATATCATTTGAGATACTTCAAGGACTATATGGTTTAATGTTTGATATTATATTCTTTGTAACTGATATGAATCACAAAATGTTTGATGATGGTAGTTTAGTTTTAAGTGTTGTAGTTGAGGGTGCTATGAAAGGCTTTTCTGATATTATGATTTACTTTATTGGAATGGTTTTAGCCTATTATATAATTTTAAAAGGGGATACAATGATCCTAGCAAAATTCAAATATAATGATGATACAGATTCAGGTATTGCAAACCAAATAGGGGAGAGAATGCAAACGATAGCTGGAGGGAAGATATAAACTCCCTCTTAATAATAAAATAAATATAGATAAGGTAGAAAAGGAGCAAAAAGGAAAGCATAAAGAAGAATTCTTTTTGTCCAAAAATATGGAAGCAGATCTCTTTTTAGTTTTTTTTGCAAAACAATATCAGCTATAAAAATAAATACAAGGATACAAGGGATAACATTTAAGTAGTCCCAACCTCTAAAACTCCCCTCAAGATAAAAATTCCAATAATATACAATTCCCAATATAATTCCAGTAATAATATATATTTTTTTTGTTTTTATATTTTTAACATTATTGTCAATTCTCTGTATTTCAATAACTTTATCAATTTCTGTTTCACTTAATTTTTTATTCATATCTTTTGGGAACAAATAAACTCCAATATGTATTACAAAACTCATAGCTAAAAGACCAAGCAATAAAATAAACACAATTCCAATTAAACCACCAGTACTCAACATATAAACAATATTTATATAAAAAAACAAAAAGATAAAATACAAGATTAACTTTTTTATCCAAAAAATATTGTTATGAACAAATTTATTTTCAATGAATTCGTAAATTAAAAGGAACATTGGAAAAAGGATAAGTGAAAAAATTGATATTCCAAAAGCTTGTGGAAACTTTTCCAATAACCTTTCAAGAAATCCACGACTTACATAGTTTTTTGTTACAGGATCTTTATCAAAAATCTTAGAGGGAAAAACAATAGCATCTGGAGTTTTTACTTCAATAGGCTCATTTCCACTTTTAAAACAAGTTCTTTCACAATTAGGACAATTCTCAGATGAAATGTCTGTAACAAGAGAACTACAATTTAAACAATATAGTTTCATTTCTTTCCTTTGTGTAAAAAATATAAATGTATTATACATACAATATGAGCGAAACTTTACAACAATATCGCTTAGCTAATGAAAACTACCTAATTCACAGAAATAGTATCAAAGTAAAACTTGATAATACTTTATTATATAATTCCGTTTTAGATTGACTTTAAATACCTATTTATTACATCTACTTCTTAAATTATAAAAAAAACTCTCTTCATCACTTGATACAAGAATTGAATTCATATATTCACTAGCTCCTTCAATATTGCCAAGTGCAATTAGTTTGAAAAGTTTTGAAATATCTTCATCTTCTGAACTCATAAAATTCCAAATTTTATCCAAATCAAAAAGTTTAAAATCTTTTACAAAAAAGATTGTATTTTCTTCTCTTTGTTCCAACGATATATTTTTAACCTTATTACTTAGAATTGAATAAAAATAATATATATTTTTATATGCATCTTCTCCAGCCATAGCAAGTTCACTTATATGAAATTTATAAAAATTCACAATAAACTCTTCCCAAGAAACAGATAAAACTTTTTCTAGCTTTCCATATTTTTCACTCATTTTTAAAGCTCTTTTTTCTATCATTTCATCAAATTTCTTTTGTAAATAAATCTCTATATCTTTATTTGTTTTATATCTTTTTTCATTTGCAAGTAAAAAATAATACATAAAATCTTCTGTCATAATAGTGCTTTTTATAGCTTTGTAGCTTATAAGATCACAAATTAATTCTTTTTTATCTTCAAAATCTTTAGAAATAAGAAAATTCATAATCAATAAAATCAATATAATAATCTTTTTCATAGCTCTATCCTTCTATTTCATTATTCCAAAATATTATCATTTTGATATTAAAATATAGTCAAAAAAAGATTTTAAGTACTTTTTAGCTAAAATTTACCCTATTTAAAAAAGATTTGGAGTAAAAAATGAGAACAATTGAAGGTCTTTTAAGATTAAAAGGAAATGAAAAAGTAGCAATAATAAATGGAAGATTTAACCACATTATAACTGATAGATTAGTTGAAGGTGCAAAAGATGCATTTGTAAGACACGGTGGTATTGCTTCAAATTTAGATTTAATCTTAGTTCCAGGAGCATTTGAAATTCCTTTTGCCCTTGAAAAAGCACTTGCAAGTGGAAAATACGATGCCGTTTGTTGTGTTGGTGCAGTTATAAGAGGTGCAACTCCTCACTTTGATTATATAAGTGCAGAAGCTACAAAAGGTATTGCAACAGTTGCTTTAAAATATGGAAAACCTGTTTCAAATGGTGTTTTAACAACTGATACAATAGAACAAGCAATAGAAAGAGCTGGTTCAAAAGTTGGAAACAAAGGTTCAGAAGCGATGGTTACAATAATAGAGATGCTAGATTTATATAGCGAAATGGAAAAATAATTTGGCTACAAGAACACAAGCAAGAGAGTCTGTAATTGGTCTTTTATATGCCTTTGATTTAGGAAATGAAGAGATTGTAAAATTTGTTGATGATATTTTAGAAGAGA is a genomic window containing:
- the kdsA gene encoding 3-deoxy-8-phosphooctulonate synthase gives rise to the protein MMLTVMTGPCVLEDMDTVLKIAEKLKPLSEDKRVDFYFKASFDKANRTSLSSFRGPGLDEGLKIFEKIKKEFGYKVVTDIHESYQAAPAGEVMDILQIPAFLCRQTDLLVAAAKTPAKINIKKGQFLAADAMKHPVEKVLNTRGVNEVSYESSKEAGVWLCERGNTFGYGALVVDMRNLLLLRQYAPVIFDATHSVQIPSTGGTTGGNSSFVPYMARAAASVGVDGFFFETHIDPKSAKSDGPNMLHIDQLYKTMDEIFAIKEALGN
- the ribH gene encoding 6,7-dimethyl-8-ribityllumazine synthase; its protein translation is MRTIEGLLRLKGNEKVAIINGRFNHIITDRLVEGAKDAFVRHGGIASNLDLILVPGAFEIPFALEKALASGKYDAVCCVGAVIRGATPHFDYISAEATKGIATVALKYGKPVSNGVLTTDTIEQAIERAGSKVGNKGSEAMVTIIEMLDLYSEMEK
- a CDS encoding DMT family transporter; its protein translation is MEENVKKGVQYMLIASFLFALMGITAKELSDHLSTIEIVFFRNVFGVFIILFSIYKFPLNQIGGKFWLLIFRGTIGFAALLFFFYNIANIPLGEAMTFSKTSTIFTALLAYFFLKEHIGFKGWIGVFIGFIGILFIAEFDGSTLKKTDYLGILSGVGAALAYTSIRELRKFYDGRAIVLSFMAVGTIFPLIFMIISEFYSNPNLDFMLGKFIMPNPNEWIIIILLGLFSTYAQIYMTKAYASAKAGIVGTVSYSNIIFSIFLGLLMGDAFPSFIVLFGIILIILSGLMVSKK
- the murA gene encoding UDP-N-acetylglucosamine 1-carboxyvinyltransferase; its protein translation is MDYLKIIGNKKLSGEISISGAKNAALPLIASTILAKNETIINNLPDVADINTFLKLIKMLGGSFEKDISCVKIDTSTINNTKATYDIVKTMRASILVLGPLLARFGHCEVSLPGGCAIGQRPVDLHLKAMEALGAEIEICQGYIKATAPNGLKGAKIVFDKVTVGGTENTVMAAALASGITTIVNAAKEPEIVQLCEVIASAGVKIDGIGTSKIVIEGTGGKLLDIKEFSVIPDRIEAGTYMCAAAITNQKLVIKNIIPAHLEAVISKLEEMNFEIEIKEDELTVFPTSKILPVNIITTEYPGFPTDMQAQFMALATQAEGTSTIDERLFENRFMHVSELLRMGADIQLNGNIATIIGEKGKLSGTDVMATDLRASSALVLAALVADGETNIHRIYHLDRGYEDLEGKLKIIGADISRHKE